A part of Candidatus Electrothrix aestuarii genomic DNA contains:
- a CDS encoding transposase, giving the protein MFTIPQELRKIIFSDRMLIKIMMDCASKAAVEVLQSKGVDAVPGILLVVHTFGRDLKFNPHVHMLMTEGGLTSSNQWVDIPFLPYGLLRKKWQYYLLTEIKASLPQTKENVRFIDYLFKSQRNGFYVNGKSKMTSARHAARYIGRYMARPALAEHKITNYDGEEVTFWYIDHKTEVKVTEAIPAKEFIQRLIDHIPLKGFKMVAIMGYILDVQKQSR; this is encoded by the coding sequence GTGTTTACCATTCCACAAGAACTCCGAAAGATAATTTTTAGTGATCGTATGCTGATCAAGATTATGATGGATTGTGCTTCAAAAGCGGCTGTGGAAGTACTTCAAAGTAAAGGAGTTGATGCTGTTCCGGGAATTCTATTAGTTGTCCATACGTTTGGAAGAGATCTTAAGTTTAATCCGCATGTCCATATGTTAATGACAGAAGGAGGATTAACATCTTCCAATCAGTGGGTTGATATTCCATTTTTGCCATATGGTCTGCTTAGAAAAAAATGGCAATATTATTTGCTGACTGAAATAAAGGCTAGCTTGCCGCAAACAAAAGAAAATGTAAGATTCATAGATTACCTGTTTAAAAGCCAACGTAATGGTTTTTATGTAAATGGTAAAAGCAAGATGACATCAGCAAGACATGCAGCTCGATATATTGGTCGCTATATGGCTCGTCCAGCATTGGCAGAGCACAAGATAACGAATTACGATGGTGAGGAAGTAACATTTTGGTATATTGATCATAAAACAGAAGTTAAAGTTACCGAAGCGATTCCAGCCAAAGAGTTCATACAACGATTAATTGACCATATCCCGCTAAAGGGATTCAAGATGGTCGCCATTATGGGTTATATTCTCGACGTACAAAAACAATCGCGATAG
- a CDS encoding glutaredoxin domain-containing protein, with translation MKKIAFLSLVITILFFSFTRADIRQWFAKKFTESSAVVLKQLKTTDTTDRQSDEIIYQWVDERGGRHFSNSKPPGVEGVKAVPATNYTVPSITLQDRQERQERKAAPAVTKQAPRRITKQPKRKKTSRQAATKDKVVIFTASSCPYCKQALSFLRAHRIAFTEYNIERDSTAKKKMRAAGGVQHVPFAVINGKKLFGFSEGNYRRALNLPESSGSSTSSAQSFRKRFRSTGRT, from the coding sequence ATGAAAAAAATAGCATTTCTCTCTCTGGTGATAACAATTCTTTTCTTCTCTTTCACCAGAGCCGACATCCGCCAATGGTTTGCGAAAAAATTTACGGAAAGTAGTGCCGTTGTCCTCAAGCAACTCAAGACCACAGACACAACAGACAGACAATCTGACGAGATCATCTATCAGTGGGTTGATGAAAGAGGCGGCCGCCATTTCAGCAATAGTAAGCCGCCTGGGGTGGAAGGTGTCAAGGCGGTACCTGCAACAAACTACACGGTACCCAGCATCACCTTGCAGGACAGACAGGAAAGGCAGGAAAGAAAAGCTGCGCCAGCAGTCACCAAGCAGGCTCCTCGAAGAATTACCAAGCAACCCAAACGCAAGAAGACGAGCAGGCAAGCAGCGACAAAAGACAAGGTGGTGATCTTCACCGCAAGCTCATGTCCGTATTGCAAGCAGGCCCTCTCCTTTCTCCGCGCCCATCGCATTGCCTTTACAGAGTATAATATCGAGAGAGACAGCACGGCCAAGAAGAAGATGCGGGCGGCAGGCGGAGTGCAGCATGTCCCCTTTGCCGTGATTAACGGTAAAAAGCTCTTTGGTTTTTCTGAAGGAAACTATCGCAGGGCGTTAAATCTGCCGGAAAGCAGCGGGAGCAGCACGAGTAGCGCGCAAAGTTTTAGAAAGCGGTTTCGCTCCACCGGGAGAACTTGA
- a CDS encoding iron-containing alcohol dehydrogenase produces MQNFVFQNPTKIIFGRKTVPSVGAETAYFGQKALLVYGQSSIKKSGLYDQVMSSLADAGVTVIEHGGTRSNPLLDHVRAGIAKAKQEGVEVIIAVGGGSVIDTAKAIAAGTVVEHDVWKFFTGKKSIKAALPVLTVLTLAAAGSEMNSGMVITNQDTQEKFGFGHRLLYPKVSILDPEVTFTVPPDYTAYGAVDAIAHVLEFYMTTEDQYTPVQARFIEGLILDAMESCDRCLADPSDYDGRANLMWTATLALNGLTAAGLGRVGFPMHMIEHSLSALYDVPHGAGLSVVIPGWLQWYLGQDPARIARLGRGILPPAEQQELAGQGDTVMAERTITFLRTWFSKVKSPVSLAELDIPAEDIPRIAENALGLAKVWRLNQYSQEIIEDILRRCA; encoded by the coding sequence ATGCAGAATTTTGTCTTTCAAAATCCCACCAAGATTATCTTTGGTCGCAAAACCGTCCCCTCTGTTGGTGCAGAGACCGCCTATTTCGGACAAAAGGCCCTGCTGGTCTACGGACAGAGTAGCATAAAAAAAAGTGGCCTCTATGATCAGGTCATGAGCTCCCTTGCCGATGCCGGTGTCACAGTGATTGAACATGGCGGTACCCGTTCCAACCCTCTCCTGGATCATGTCCGGGCAGGGATTGCCAAGGCCAAGCAGGAAGGGGTCGAGGTCATTATCGCGGTGGGTGGCGGCTCGGTCATTGATACGGCCAAGGCCATAGCTGCGGGAACTGTGGTGGAGCACGATGTCTGGAAGTTCTTCACCGGTAAGAAATCCATCAAGGCGGCCCTGCCCGTGCTTACCGTGCTCACCTTAGCCGCAGCTGGCTCAGAGATGAACTCCGGCATGGTGATTACCAATCAGGACACCCAGGAAAAGTTCGGCTTCGGCCATCGCCTGCTCTATCCCAAGGTCTCCATCCTGGACCCGGAAGTCACCTTTACCGTGCCACCGGATTACACGGCCTATGGCGCTGTGGATGCCATCGCCCATGTCCTGGAATTCTATATGACCACTGAGGATCAGTACACCCCGGTGCAGGCTCGTTTTATCGAAGGGTTGATCCTGGATGCTATGGAGTCCTGTGACCGTTGCCTTGCAGACCCCAGTGATTATGACGGACGGGCCAATCTGATGTGGACCGCGACTCTGGCTCTGAACGGCCTGACAGCAGCTGGACTTGGACGGGTGGGCTTTCCCATGCACATGATCGAGCATTCCCTGAGTGCCCTCTACGATGTGCCGCACGGGGCTGGTCTTTCCGTGGTTATACCAGGCTGGTTGCAATGGTACTTAGGGCAGGATCCTGCTCGTATTGCCCGATTGGGCCGGGGAATCCTCCCACCTGCGGAACAACAGGAGCTGGCAGGGCAGGGGGATACTGTTATGGCGGAGCGGACCATCACCTTTCTCCGCACCTGGTTCAGCAAGGTGAAGAGCCCTGTCTCCCTGGCTGAGTTAGATATCCCGGCAGAGGATATTCCCCGCATTGCCGAGAATGCCCTCGGGCTTGCTAAGGTCTGGCGTTTGAATCAGTACAGCCAGGAGATAATCGAGGATATCCTCCGGCGCTGTGCCTAG
- a CDS encoding COR domain-containing protein, translating to MNQEEIEKELEQLSSKWVTVFTARIVAQFIPKLLINKTNIVQPFANPRQRQGQRELLEILWVTAKIEYLYEEKYKNSLRKRFHHPVNIRFFLGPERKYFIQASYSLISDICFFYKYSGHTFELIRLAQSVDIDITNELTSLKTYLNSGKKIVDYLYQSLYIFQNLEWLQLGQKLVQSLRGYGSGFDIWADWFQGRIDGVPTNKEFLEAVVNLPDEILDQEPAQINAYLKNLCQTERPLNRVRVIFLGYGEAGKTSLIRALNGLEVDEGKEKMTPGIDISTWKVPDTEITAHFWDFGGQVVAHATHQFFLRSRCLYVLLLDGRTEINANEQAEYWLEHVRAFGNKAPVMLVGNKADLCAVNLDMARLKEKHPNVLGFYPLSCTKWQNEYAPEFQRFQKDLSKEVAELGVHQIRFGKAHLAVLDELTERSGTESFLPKTDWLDLCADKGLAEQGDLNQAWLLDLFDKLGVIVHFPKLAALDSYILNPRWLTYGVYTLLYSPAAKEKQGRLDRDEIVRLLSAARVEDNLGNVLSYPAEKAAIVIQAMEQFKLCFPCRHEPDMIIIPALLNSDRPEHGFAKKDSLAFEFDFTGFLPRHIMPNFIVGRHDEIKGELVWQNGVVLQRKDESAEALVQVDYHDRKLALWLRGPKANDYFKILYDDLCRILERMPELRFEEFVIVPEASRIGEPPLSFRRSEQVVRADFQDLLALEENNGTEYICKAGKFDLGKILQIMPREARPAYQNENSGKTIYHIGKMEGDIMSGEAKKNGSNYTVGNIGDGSNVVVGSNEIKDSFYAIAQSAAEPALKAKLEELCQQVEQMLPQLPEEKREEAAQDLDSLVKEATKESPRRKWYELSAEGLIEAAKACAGMAAPVTTTVKSILTLLKAT from the coding sequence ATGAATCAAGAAGAAATAGAAAAAGAACTGGAGCAGCTTTCCAGTAAATGGGTAACTGTCTTTACGGCTCGTATTGTTGCGCAATTTATACCAAAACTTCTGATAAATAAAACAAATATAGTTCAACCTTTTGCAAATCCTCGACAAAGGCAGGGGCAGCGGGAGTTATTGGAAATTCTATGGGTGACCGCAAAGATCGAATATCTTTATGAAGAAAAATACAAAAATTCGCTCAGAAAAAGATTCCACCACCCTGTTAACATCAGATTCTTTTTAGGGCCTGAAAGGAAATATTTTATACAGGCAAGTTATAGCCTTATCAGTGACATTTGTTTTTTTTATAAATACTCAGGTCATACCTTCGAACTAATCCGGCTTGCCCAATCCGTAGATATCGACATTACAAACGAACTTACCTCTCTCAAAACGTATCTCAATTCCGGCAAAAAAATAGTCGACTATCTTTACCAGTCGCTCTACATTTTTCAAAATCTTGAATGGCTTCAGCTCGGTCAAAAATTGGTTCAGAGTCTCCGTGGTTACGGTTCAGGCTTTGACATCTGGGCTGACTGGTTCCAAGGCCGCATTGATGGAGTGCCGACAAATAAAGAATTTCTCGAAGCGGTTGTTAATCTCCCAGACGAAATTCTTGACCAGGAACCTGCCCAAATCAACGCCTACCTGAAAAACCTTTGCCAAACAGAACGTCCCCTCAACCGCGTCCGTGTAATATTTCTCGGCTATGGCGAAGCAGGCAAGACCTCTCTTATCCGTGCCCTGAACGGCCTCGAAGTAGATGAGGGCAAAGAAAAAATGACACCGGGTATAGACATCTCCACCTGGAAAGTGCCGGACACAGAAATCACCGCCCATTTCTGGGACTTCGGCGGGCAGGTCGTGGCCCATGCCACCCACCAGTTCTTTCTCCGCTCCCGCTGCCTCTATGTCCTCCTCCTGGACGGCAGAACCGAGATCAACGCCAATGAGCAGGCTGAATACTGGCTGGAGCATGTGCGGGCGTTCGGCAATAAAGCCCCGGTTATGCTGGTCGGCAACAAGGCCGATCTCTGCGCGGTCAATCTTGACATGGCCCGGCTCAAGGAAAAACACCCCAACGTGCTCGGTTTTTACCCGCTCTCCTGTACAAAATGGCAGAATGAATATGCCCCGGAGTTTCAGCGATTTCAAAAAGACCTGAGCAAGGAGGTCGCGGAACTCGGTGTCCATCAGATCCGCTTCGGCAAGGCCCATCTGGCCGTCCTGGACGAGCTGACCGAACGCTCCGGCACGGAATCCTTTCTCCCGAAAACCGACTGGCTGGATCTCTGCGCAGACAAAGGGCTTGCCGAGCAGGGCGACCTGAATCAGGCCTGGCTCCTGGACCTCTTTGACAAACTCGGCGTGATTGTCCATTTCCCCAAATTAGCAGCCCTGGACAGCTACATCCTCAATCCGCGCTGGCTGACCTATGGTGTCTATACCCTGCTCTATTCGCCAGCAGCTAAGGAAAAGCAGGGCAGACTGGACAGGGATGAGATTGTCCGTCTCCTCAGTGCAGCCAGGGTGGAGGATAATCTGGGCAATGTGCTTAGTTATCCCGCAGAAAAAGCAGCTATTGTTATTCAGGCGATGGAGCAGTTTAAGCTCTGTTTTCCCTGCCGTCACGAACCGGACATGATCATTATCCCGGCCCTGCTCAACTCCGACCGGCCTGAACACGGTTTCGCCAAAAAAGACAGCCTTGCCTTTGAATTTGATTTTACCGGCTTCCTGCCCCGCCATATCATGCCTAACTTCATTGTTGGCCGCCATGATGAAATCAAGGGCGAGTTGGTCTGGCAAAACGGGGTGGTCCTCCAGCGCAAGGACGAAAGCGCAGAGGCCCTGGTCCAAGTGGATTACCACGACCGCAAGCTGGCCCTCTGGCTGCGCGGCCCCAAGGCCAATGACTATTTCAAGATACTTTATGATGATCTCTGTAGAATCCTGGAACGAATGCCGGAACTCCGCTTTGAAGAATTTGTCATCGTGCCGGAGGCCAGCAGAATCGGCGAGCCGCCGCTCTCCTTCCGCCGCTCAGAGCAGGTGGTCCGTGCCGACTTCCAGGATCTTCTTGCCTTGGAAGAAAACAACGGCACGGAGTACATCTGTAAGGCAGGTAAATTTGATCTGGGTAAGATCCTTCAGATCATGCCCAGGGAGGCGAGACCGGCATATCAAAATGAAAATAGCGGAAAAACAATATACCATATTGGTAAGATGGAGGGCGATATTATGTCTGGAGAAGCAAAGAAGAATGGTAGCAACTACACTGTTGGTAATATTGGTGACGGCTCCAATGTAGTTGTAGGCTCAAATGAAATTAAGGACAGTTTTTACGCCATTGCCCAGTCTGCTGCTGAACCTGCCTTGAAAGCGAAGCTGGAGGAACTTTGTCAGCAGGTTGAGCAGATGCTTCCCCAACTGCCGGAAGAGAAGAGAGAAGAGGCTGCTCAAGATCTGGATAGTTTAGTGAAAGAAGCGACAAAGGAATCGCCACGAAGAAAATGGTATGAATTGAGCGCGGAAGGATTGATCGAAGCGGCAAAAGCCTGTGCAGGAATGGCTGCGCCGGTTACAACCACGGTGAAAAGCATTCTTACTTTATTAAAAGCTACCTGA
- a CDS encoding SGNH/GDSL hydrolase family protein, which translates to MNEKNRRTMNRRAFRTTASILFVLLLSLSAGELTVRIFHFFHPLFIFYDDSYNRFRGRPFSPDFDFKLNSQGFKDTEFSEKKKGNFRIAAIGDSFAFGVVPYKHNYLTLLESQLQDKGFDAEVCNLGIPSTGPGDYLAILRQEALQLEPDMVLVSFFIGNDIIEGIRKKKWYEYSYAASLIRYLFVIRPKYEGQVVHGTGTYCDNCPSFDESAYLNVEKERSVLYLTERTDVLPLIDQVLAPVEDMRNICKELGIPFAVVIIPDEVQINKGLQQKVRAALAVQDSDWNTVLPNERLAARLKDMGVAFLDLLPFFAEKAQTERLYRPRDSHWNIAGNQLAADVIQEYISNTVQIRQTEVQP; encoded by the coding sequence ATGAATGAAAAAAACAGAAGAACAATGAACCGGCGTGCCTTCCGAACCACAGCCTCCATACTCTTTGTGCTGCTGCTCTCCCTGTCAGCAGGAGAACTGACTGTCCGTATCTTTCATTTTTTCCACCCGCTCTTCATCTTTTATGATGATTCGTACAACCGTTTCCGTGGCAGGCCCTTTTCCCCGGATTTTGATTTCAAGCTGAACTCGCAGGGATTCAAGGATACGGAATTTTCTGAGAAAAAAAAGGGAAATTTTCGTATCGCAGCGATTGGCGACTCCTTTGCCTTTGGTGTTGTCCCGTACAAGCACAACTATCTCACCCTGCTGGAATCTCAACTCCAGGACAAAGGGTTTGACGCAGAGGTCTGCAATCTGGGTATTCCCAGCACCGGACCTGGAGACTACCTTGCCATCCTGCGGCAGGAAGCTCTGCAGCTTGAGCCGGATATGGTGCTGGTCTCCTTCTTTATCGGTAATGATATAATCGAAGGCATCAGAAAGAAGAAATGGTATGAGTATTCCTATGCAGCCTCTCTGATCCGGTATTTGTTCGTTATTCGCCCTAAATATGAGGGCCAGGTTGTGCATGGCACAGGTACCTACTGCGACAACTGCCCATCGTTTGACGAGTCTGCTTATCTGAACGTGGAAAAGGAGCGCAGCGTGCTTTATCTGACTGAGCGGACGGATGTGCTGCCGCTGATTGACCAGGTACTCGCCCCTGTGGAGGATATGCGGAATATCTGCAAGGAGCTGGGCATTCCCTTTGCAGTCGTGATTATCCCTGATGAAGTCCAGATTAACAAGGGGTTGCAGCAAAAAGTCCGCGCAGCACTTGCTGTGCAGGACAGCGACTGGAACACTGTGCTGCCCAATGAGCGGCTTGCCGCTAGGCTGAAGGACATGGGGGTTGCCTTTCTTGACCTGTTGCCGTTTTTTGCGGAAAAGGCCCAGACAGAGCGTTTGTACAGGCCAAGGGATTCGCATTGGAACATTGCCGGCAATCAGCTGGCTGCGGACGTTATTCAGGAATATATCAGCAATACGGTGCAGATCAGACAGACTGAAGTGCAGCCGTGA
- a CDS encoding RNA-binding domain-containing protein: protein MVNIKTLQDISTLSESVELECKLAAGRDGKGQLPKNFWPTYSSFANTRGGVILLGVKEKKGNFFLQGVVEPQRLVTSLFNHLNNPQKVSVNLLTDEDVQVITIEDRQLVLIQVPAASRQNKPIFLNGNPLQGNTFRRLHEGDRPCDDATVKRMLAEQVEDSRDRKILSGFDLHDIDIESLHRYRQMFSSLRPDHPWNALPDQEFLRVQGGFRQDRQSGEKGLTLAGLLMFGQWPSIQEAVPDYFVDYQEQGEDKGSHTRWLDRVIPDGTWSGNIFDFFLRISRKLTADLKVPFLLKGHVRQDDTLLHRALREALVNTLVHADYSDRASILIKKDPEGFLFRNPGLMRVPTEQALRGGESDCRNQTLHQLFLMINLGERAGSGLPKIRQGWESNGGTLCLFDTFTPYDQTRLEMLWSKSEEEKGKTPGKRWEKQPKRSSSFSQQHLP from the coding sequence ATGGTCAACATTAAGACATTACAGGACATCAGCACCCTCTCGGAAAGCGTTGAGCTTGAATGCAAACTGGCTGCTGGCCGCGACGGCAAAGGGCAGCTACCCAAAAATTTCTGGCCCACCTACAGCAGTTTTGCCAACACCCGAGGCGGAGTGATCCTGCTGGGTGTGAAAGAAAAGAAAGGAAACTTCTTCCTACAAGGGGTTGTAGAACCGCAACGACTGGTTACCAGCCTGTTCAATCACCTCAATAATCCGCAAAAGGTCAGCGTTAATCTACTGACAGATGAGGATGTTCAGGTCATCACCATTGAAGATCGCCAACTGGTTCTGATTCAGGTTCCAGCAGCCTCACGCCAAAACAAGCCGATCTTTCTCAACGGCAATCCTTTGCAAGGCAACACCTTCCGCCGCCTCCATGAAGGGGATCGCCCCTGTGACGATGCCACTGTCAAAAGAATGTTGGCAGAACAGGTGGAAGACAGTCGGGACAGAAAAATACTGTCCGGCTTTGACCTGCATGACATAGATATTGAGAGCCTGCACAGGTACCGCCAAATGTTCTCCTCTCTTCGCCCGGACCATCCCTGGAATGCCCTGCCTGACCAGGAGTTTCTCCGCGTCCAGGGTGGGTTTCGTCAGGACCGGCAATCAGGAGAAAAAGGGCTGACCTTGGCTGGTCTGCTCATGTTCGGGCAATGGCCCTCCATTCAGGAGGCTGTTCCTGATTATTTTGTCGATTATCAGGAACAGGGGGAGGACAAAGGCTCGCATACCCGTTGGCTCGACAGAGTCATCCCAGACGGCACCTGGTCCGGTAATATTTTTGATTTCTTCCTGAGAATATCCCGCAAGCTGACAGCGGACCTTAAAGTACCCTTTCTGCTCAAGGGCCATGTTCGTCAAGACGACACCCTGCTCCATCGTGCGTTACGAGAGGCCTTGGTCAACACCCTTGTCCATGCTGATTACAGCGACCGGGCATCTATCCTCATCAAAAAAGACCCTGAAGGTTTTCTCTTCCGCAATCCCGGCCTGATGCGGGTGCCAACAGAGCAGGCCCTGCGAGGCGGAGAAAGCGATTGCCGCAACCAAACCCTCCATCAACTTTTTCTCATGATCAATCTCGGAGAACGGGCTGGTTCCGGTCTACCAAAAATTCGCCAAGGATGGGAAAGTAATGGTGGAACCCTTTGTCTTTTCGATACATTCACCCCCTACGACCAAACCAGACTGGAAATGCTCTGGAGTAAAAGTGAAGAGGAAAAAGGCAAAACGCCGGGGAAACGCTGGGAAAAACAGCCGAAGAGATCCTCCAGTTTCTCACAGCAACACCTACCATGA
- a CDS encoding M3 family oligoendopeptidase, which translates to MSTERNNELGTTEVLWNLTDLYASLDDEMIQEDLDFCNQEADLLQETQGKLAELEPATFARTVRRLERIQANLGRIETYAFLNFATQVKNAEAGSFLQKIKEEGSKLNKKLVFFNLEWAKLDQETAETLLANEEVATYGHFLHNLRRYADHLLSEAEESLLVEFEPVGIESWLNLFEKVLGYLEFGEDKRGEEEVLSDLYSNDREVRRKAAQELTEGLQSQLHILTHIFNTILAEKMISDRLRNYPSWIRTRNLSNELEDVTVEALVTASVDRYDLVQRYYRLKKELLGLDELQDYDRYAPLPSLPDQQISWQECQDMVLEGFRGFSPELADIAELFFTKNWIHAPLLDGKRGGAFAHPAVPDAHPYVLVNYTGNLRDVSTVAHELGHGVHQYLAKEQGYYNSNTTLVLAETASVFAELLIFHRQLDILEDPAQRRAFTCQKLESIFATVFRQISMNQFEEMIHISRRELGELSTEDLSDLWMISQETMFDDSVNLGEQYRIWWSYIPHFLHTPGYVYSYAFGELLVLALYRIYQTEGADSFVPKYIQLLSQGGKQSPYELLKPFDIDLNDPAFWQGGLAVIEEMLVSVEKG; encoded by the coding sequence ATGTCAACAGAACGTAATAATGAACTCGGCACCACCGAGGTGCTATGGAATCTCACCGACCTCTATGCATCCCTGGACGACGAGATGATCCAGGAGGACCTGGATTTCTGCAACCAGGAAGCAGATCTTCTCCAGGAAACCCAGGGTAAGCTGGCCGAGCTGGAACCTGCGACTTTCGCCCGTACGGTCCGGCGGCTGGAGCGCATCCAGGCCAACCTGGGCCGGATTGAGACCTATGCCTTTCTCAACTTTGCCACCCAGGTAAAAAACGCTGAGGCAGGTTCCTTCCTGCAAAAGATTAAGGAAGAAGGGAGCAAGCTCAATAAAAAGCTGGTCTTCTTTAATCTGGAATGGGCCAAGCTGGACCAGGAAACAGCAGAAACCCTGCTCGCCAACGAGGAGGTCGCGACCTATGGTCATTTCCTCCACAACCTCCGCCGCTACGCCGACCACCTGCTCTCCGAGGCCGAAGAAAGCCTGCTGGTGGAATTCGAACCTGTGGGTATAGAAAGCTGGCTCAACCTCTTTGAAAAGGTGCTGGGCTATCTGGAATTCGGGGAAGACAAACGCGGTGAGGAAGAAGTGCTCTCTGACCTCTATTCCAATGATCGGGAAGTGCGGCGCAAGGCGGCCCAGGAACTGACTGAGGGTCTGCAAAGCCAGCTCCATATCCTTACCCATATCTTTAACACCATCCTGGCGGAAAAAATGATCAGCGACCGCCTGCGCAACTATCCTTCCTGGATCAGGACCCGCAACCTGTCCAACGAGCTGGAAGATGTCACCGTGGAGGCCTTGGTCACCGCTTCAGTGGACCGCTACGATCTGGTGCAACGCTATTACCGCCTGAAAAAGGAACTTCTGGGCCTGGATGAGTTGCAGGATTATGACCGCTACGCCCCCCTGCCCTCCCTGCCGGATCAGCAGATCTCCTGGCAGGAATGTCAGGACATGGTCCTGGAGGGATTTCGTGGTTTCTCACCCGAGCTGGCCGATATAGCCGAACTCTTTTTCACGAAAAACTGGATCCATGCCCCCCTGCTCGATGGCAAGCGCGGCGGAGCCTTTGCCCATCCTGCGGTCCCGGATGCCCACCCCTATGTGCTCGTTAACTATACCGGTAATCTGCGCGATGTCTCCACCGTGGCCCATGAGCTGGGGCACGGGGTCCACCAGTACCTTGCCAAAGAACAGGGCTATTATAACAGCAACACCACTCTGGTCCTGGCTGAGACAGCCTCGGTCTTTGCCGAGCTGCTCATCTTTCATCGCCAGCTGGACATCCTTGAAGATCCGGCCCAGCGCCGCGCTTTTACCTGCCAAAAGCTTGAATCGATCTTTGCCACGGTCTTTCGTCAAATCTCCATGAACCAGTTTGAGGAGATGATCCACATTAGTCGCAGAGAACTTGGGGAACTCTCCACTGAGGATCTGTCTGACCTTTGGATGATAAGTCAGGAAACCATGTTTGATGATTCGGTCAACCTGGGTGAGCAATACCGGATCTGGTGGTCCTATATCCCTCATTTTCTCCACACACCGGGCTATGTTTACTCTTATGCCTTTGGCGAGCTGTTGGTCCTGGCCCTCTATCGGATCTACCAGACAGAAGGGGCAGATTCCTTTGTGCCTAAATACATCCAGCTGCTCTCCCAGGGCGGCAAACAGTCCCCCTATGAACTGCTCAAACCCTTTGACATCGATCTGAACGACCCGGCCTTCTGGCAAGGTGGACTGGCCGTGATTGAAGAAATGTTAGTCAGTGTGGAAAAAGGGTAA